In Spinacia oleracea cultivar Varoflay chromosome 5, BTI_SOV_V1, whole genome shotgun sequence, a single window of DNA contains:
- the LOC110779162 gene encoding uncharacterized acetyltransferase At3g50280-like has product MEFWRVKEISKWFVKPKYSVSESKKPYHLGPLDLAMLSFHYIQNGLLFSKPSHLNGHEFSIDSFLESLKESLSHTLIHFYPLAGQLVIQVDEAKHECCVFVDCNKGPGAQFSHATALDITVADVLSPNNDIPLIVASFFYYNEPEVAVNYDGHFKPLLSVQVTELLDGVFIACSINHAIADGTAYWHFWNVWSEIHRAKDKGYLIPVSRLPIHNRWFPDGCVLPITLPFTRPEEFIRRFDTPQLREKVFHFSSDSINTIRAKANKESTGSSMMISTFQALSALVWRSIVRANCLPHDQILYNYMFASNRHRLNPPLPQNYFGTCIKGITTKTTAGELLKNNLGWAALLLHQSVVSLTDKAVREFVKEWLESPYCYHHRDLHDYNTVAMEHSPRFNMYGNEFGIGKPIAVRGGRGNKAVGVVNAYPGYQGTGSVDLEICLPPDSMRALQTDQEFMAAVSSPPKLIL; this is encoded by the coding sequence ATGGAATTTTGGAGAGTTAAGGAAATTTCAAAGTGGTTTGTGAAACCAAAATATTCAGTTTCGGAATCAAAAAAGCCATACCACTTAGGTCCACTAGATCTAGCCATGCTTTCTTTCCATTACATCCAAAACGGTCTTCTCTTCAGCAAACCTTCCCATCTAAATGGCCATGAATTTTCAATAGACTCATTCCTTGAAAGTCTTAAAGAATCCCTTTCTCATACCCTAATCCATTTCTATCCTTTAGCTGGTCAGCTTGTTATACAAGTTGATGAAGCCAAGCATGAATGTTGTGTCTTTGTTGATTGTAACAAAGGCCCTGGAGCTCAGTTTAGCCATGCCACAGCTTTAGATATAACTGTTGCTGATGTTCTGTCACCAAATAATGATATTCCTTTGATAGTTGCATCATTTTTTTATTACAATGAGCCTGAGGTGGCTGTAAACTATGACGGCCATTTTAAACCATTGTTATCAGTACAGGTTACAGAGCTCCTAGATGGAGTCTTTATCGCATGTTCAATTAACCATGCTATTGCAGATGGAACTGCATATTGGCACTTTTGGAATGTATGGTCTGAAATACATAGAGCCAAAGACAAAGGATACTTAATTCCTGTATCGCGTTTGCCAATTCATAACCGGTGGTTTCCTGATGGATGTGTTCTGCCCATCACCCTCCCATTTACTCGACCAGAAGAGTTTATAAGGAGATTTGATACTCCTCAACTCCGAGAAAAGGTCTTCCATTTCTCATCTGACTCTATTAACACCATTCGAGCCAAAGCAAATAAGGAAAGTACAGGCAGCAGCATGATGATTTCTACATTCCAAGCCCTGTCTGCACTTGTCTGGAGGTCTATCGTTCGAGCAAACTGCCTACCTCATGATCAAATTCTATATAATTACATGTTTGCCAGTAACAGGCATAGATTAAACCCACCTTTACCTCAAAATTATTTCGGAACTTGTATTAAAGGAATCACCACGAAAACTACAGCAGGTGAATTACTTAAAAACAACTTAGGATGGGCAGCATTATTGTTGCACCAGTCAGTTGTGAGTCTGACTGACAAAGCTGTGCGTGAGTTTGTTAAAGAATGGTTAGAATCTCCTTATTGCTACCATCACAGAGATCTGCATGACTATAACACAGTAGCTATGGAACATTCACCAAGATTTAACATGTATGGCAATGAATTCGGAATAGGAAAACCGATTGCAGTCCGTGGTGGACGTGGAAATAAAGCTGTGGGAGTTGTGAATGCTTACCCTGGATATCAAGGGACTGGAAGTGTAGATCTAGAGATATGTTTGCCGCCTGATTCAATGAGAGCTCTCCAAACAGACCAAGAATTTATGGCTGCAGTCTCATCACCACCCAAACTAATACTATAA